The following are from one region of the Muntiacus reevesi chromosome 3, mMunRee1.1, whole genome shotgun sequence genome:
- the LOC136163001 gene encoding retinol dehydrogenase 12-like isoform X1 produces MSLSSVLSSPVWGAGSVLLILVLLLRLSVQIWHKFYLWDLQHCSTDLTGKTAVVTGANSGIGKAVSQELARRGARVILACRSRERGQQALAEIQAASKSSRLLLGEVDLSSMASIRSFAQRLLQECPEIHLLVNNAAVCGFPTTLTSEGLDLTFATNYTGPFLLTNLLQGALQRAGSARVVNVSSFRQSHGYIDEDHLVGAGRPLAFNQNYDCSKLLLASFTGKLAQRLQGTGVTVNSVDPGVVYTKIMKHFSWSYRTLFWLLSFFFKDSKQGAVPVLYLSLAKELDGISGKHFSSSCVITLPPEAAQDPHVAQSLWNTSVRLTNLDKVD; encoded by the exons ATGTCGCTGTCGTCTGTACTCAGCAGCCCAGTGTGGGGTGCTGGCTCTGTCCTCCTCATTCTGGTCCTCCTGCTTAGACTAAGTGTGCAGATCTGGCATAAGTTTTACCTCTGGGACCTCCAGCACTGCTCCACAGATTTGACTGGGAAGACAGCAGTGGTGACTGGGGCCAACAGTG GCATTGGAAAGGCTGTGTCCCAGGAGCTGGCCCGCCGCGGGGCCCGTGTGATCCTGGCCTGCCGTAGCCGAGAGCGTGGACAGCAAGCCCTGGCCGAGATACAAGCAGCATCTAAGAGCAGCCGTCTCCTACTTGGTGAGGTGGACCTGAGCTCTATGGCCTCCATCCGGAGCTTTGCTCAGCGCCTGCTGCAGGAGTGTCCTGAGATTCATCTGTTGGTTAAcaatgctgcagtctgtg GGTTCCCTACAACACTTACCTCAGAGGGCCTTGATCTCACCTTTGCTACCAACTACACTGGGCCCTTTCTGCTCACAAATCTGCTCCAAG GGGCCCTTCAGCGGGCAGGGTCAGCCCGGGTGGTGAATGTATCCTCCTTCCGGCAATCACATGGGTACATTGATGAGGATCATCTGGTAGGGGCCGGTAGACCTTTGGCCTTCAACCAGAACTATGATTGCAGCAAACTGCTCTTGGCCTCGTTCACTGGGAAGCTTGCCCAGAGACTTCAAGGGACAG GTGTGACTGTGAACTCCGTGGACCCAGGTGTTGTGTACACGAAAATCATGAAGCACTTCTCCTGGTCATATCGCACCCTCTTCTGGCTCCTCAGCTTCTTCTTTAAG GATAGCAAGCAAGGCGCAGTCCCAGTCCTCTACCTGAGCTTAGCAAAGGAGCTGGACGGCATTTCTGGGAAACATTTTAGCAGTTCCTGTGTGATAACTCTTCCCCCGGAAGCTGCTCAGGATCCTCACGTGGCCCAAAGCCTCTGGAATACCTCAGTCCGACTAACAAACCTAGACAAGGTGGACTGA
- the LOC136163001 gene encoding retinol dehydrogenase 12-like isoform X2, which yields MSLSSVLSSPVWGAGSVLLILVLLLRLSVQIWHKFYLWDLQHCSTDLTGKTAVVTGANSGIGKAVSQELARRGARVILACRSRERGQQALAEIQAASKSSRLLLGEVDLSSMASIRSFAQRLLQECPEIHLLVNNAAVCGALQRAGSARVVNVSSFRQSHGYIDEDHLVGAGRPLAFNQNYDCSKLLLASFTGKLAQRLQGTGVTVNSVDPGVVYTKIMKHFSWSYRTLFWLLSFFFKDSKQGAVPVLYLSLAKELDGISGKHFSSSCVITLPPEAAQDPHVAQSLWNTSVRLTNLDKVD from the exons ATGTCGCTGTCGTCTGTACTCAGCAGCCCAGTGTGGGGTGCTGGCTCTGTCCTCCTCATTCTGGTCCTCCTGCTTAGACTAAGTGTGCAGATCTGGCATAAGTTTTACCTCTGGGACCTCCAGCACTGCTCCACAGATTTGACTGGGAAGACAGCAGTGGTGACTGGGGCCAACAGTG GCATTGGAAAGGCTGTGTCCCAGGAGCTGGCCCGCCGCGGGGCCCGTGTGATCCTGGCCTGCCGTAGCCGAGAGCGTGGACAGCAAGCCCTGGCCGAGATACAAGCAGCATCTAAGAGCAGCCGTCTCCTACTTGGTGAGGTGGACCTGAGCTCTATGGCCTCCATCCGGAGCTTTGCTCAGCGCCTGCTGCAGGAGTGTCCTGAGATTCATCTGTTGGTTAAcaatgctgcagtctgtg GGGCCCTTCAGCGGGCAGGGTCAGCCCGGGTGGTGAATGTATCCTCCTTCCGGCAATCACATGGGTACATTGATGAGGATCATCTGGTAGGGGCCGGTAGACCTTTGGCCTTCAACCAGAACTATGATTGCAGCAAACTGCTCTTGGCCTCGTTCACTGGGAAGCTTGCCCAGAGACTTCAAGGGACAG GTGTGACTGTGAACTCCGTGGACCCAGGTGTTGTGTACACGAAAATCATGAAGCACTTCTCCTGGTCATATCGCACCCTCTTCTGGCTCCTCAGCTTCTTCTTTAAG GATAGCAAGCAAGGCGCAGTCCCAGTCCTCTACCTGAGCTTAGCAAAGGAGCTGGACGGCATTTCTGGGAAACATTTTAGCAGTTCCTGTGTGATAACTCTTCCCCCGGAAGCTGCTCAGGATCCTCACGTGGCCCAAAGCCTCTGGAATACCTCAGTCCGACTAACAAACCTAGACAAGGTGGACTGA
- the C3H2orf81 gene encoding uncharacterized protein C2orf81 homolog, producing MAHEGSRQVRDRGVTRSKAEKVRPPTVPVPQVDIVPGRLTEAEWIAFTALEEGEDVVGDILADLVARVMESAFKVYLTQQCIPFTISQAREAMLQITEWRFLARDEGESAVAEDPTWGEDEEPLACTTDAWAQGSVPVLHARASVGLEETFQGEDQESVDQIPLEGSWTDSGSQERMESWELPVTSELLQETGPRGPLEKLGDQSRGDQTDLFATGSWNSSSQRSMEMVPAGSTHASLELSLVASPQASVERAQPISSQFSLEDLYDCTPQPHAAGDGPELREEKVPLISSRVLVSDPSAGGSTTLSPSAGFQPQPPRLADERPRALHSRIGRKRATARLDPARLPRPWVRPLSEILVPDSKGRPLEAYRERQQGEKTEAPGGPQAYVSQSELFPFPPGVPVRALGPGLSLQFPTLSLGLPSPGFGSKLPFPRPGLRFLATHRARPDMARSPSPKLWPGAKWPSGWEGEAELLGELWAGRTRVPPQGLDPGDRESEDPHQCFHPVPQVLEATSQVMWKPVLLPGALKLAPGVSMWNPSTQVLVSSAEPQRDDREGSASPPIHTDAPKPQVTVAQLTNSAVKLWSLPSKRLPHSKP from the exons ATGGCGCACGAAGGCTCG AGGCAGGTCCGAGACCGCGGGGTGACCCGATCCAAGGCGGAAAAGGTGCGGCCACCTACGGTTCCGGTGCCGCAGGTGGATATCGTGCCTGGGCGGCTCACTGAGGCTGAATGGATAGCGTTCACGGCTCTTGAAGAGGGCGAGGACGTGGTGGGCGACATCTTGGCCGATCTGGTGGCCCGAGTCATGGAGTCCGCCTTTAAAGTCTATCTGACCCAGCAG TGCATTCCATTCACCATCAGTCAGGCACGGGAGGCCATGCTGCAAATCACCGAGTGGCGCTTTTTGGCTCGGGACGAGGGAGAATCTGCAGTGGCAGAGGACCCCACATGGGGCGAGGATGAGGAGCCCTTGGCTTGCACGACGGATGCCTGGGCTCAGGGATCCGTACCGGTGCTGCACGCCCGGGCCTCGGTGGGGCTGGAGGAGACGTTTCAAGGCGAA GACCAAGAGAGCGTGGACCAGATCCCTTTAGAAGGATCGTGGACGGATTCAGGCTCTCAGGAGCGGATGGAATCTTGGGAGCTCCCAGTCACGTCCGAGTTGCTTCAGGAGACAGGGCCCCGAGGTCCTTTAGAGAAACTGGGTGACCAATCGAGGGGCGACCAGACTGACCTGTTTGCAACCGGATCCTGGAACTCCAGCAGCCAACGGTCGATGGAGATGGTGCCGGCAGGCAGTACCCACGCTTCTCTGGAGCTGTCCTTGGTAGCCAGCCCTCAGGCCTCTGTCGAGCGGGCACAGCCCATCAGCTCTCAGTTCTCCCTCGAGGACCTCTACGATTGCACGCCCCAGCCGCACGCGGCTGGAGACGGGCCGGAGCTCAGAGAGGAGAAGGTGCCCCTCATCTCCTCGCGGGTGTTGGTGTCCGATCCCTCCGCGGGCGGCTCCACCACGCTCAGCCCCTCGGCGGGATTCCAGCCGCAGCCGCCGCGGCTGGCTGACGAGCGGCCCAGAGCACTTCACTCCAGAATTGGCCGTAAGAGGGCGACGGCGCGTCTGGACCCCGCGCGGCTGCCGCGCCCCTGGGTGCGCCCGCTGTCGGAGATCCTGGTCCCAGACTCGAAGGGCCGCCCGCTGGAGGCCTACCGGGAGCGCCAGCAGGGCGAGAAGACCGAGGCCCCAGGCGGACCGCAAGCCTACGTCTCCCAGTCAGAGCTCTTCCCTTTCCCACCTGGCGTTCCTGTCCGAGCTTTGGGCCCCGGTCTCAGCCTCCAGTTCCCTACTCTAAGCTTGGGCCTACCGTCGCCAGGCTTTGGTTCAAAGCTTCCTTTCCCCAGGCCCGGGCTCCGTTTTCTCGCCACACACCGGGCGCGCCCGGACATGGCACGCAGCCCCAGCCCCAAACTGTGGCCGGGTGCTAAGTGGCCCAGCGGCTGGGAGGGGGAGGCCGAACTGCTGGGTGAGCTCTGGGCCGGCCGCACCCGTGTACCTCCGCAGGGCCTGGACCCTGGGGACCGGGAGAGCGAGGATCCTCACCAGTGCTTTCATCCCGTGCCCCAAGTTCTGGAGGCCACGTCCCAGGTGATGTGGAAACCTGTCTTGCTGCCGGGAGCACTGAAGCTGGCTCCTGGTGTGAGCATGTGGAACCCAAGTACGCAGGTGCTGGTCAGCTCCGCTGAGCCTCAACGGGACGACAGAGAAGGCAGCGCCTCTCCTCCCATCCATACAGATGCCCCGAAGCCCCAGGTGACTGTGGCACAGCTGACGAACTCAGCCGTCAAATTGTGGTCACTCCCCTCCAAGCGCCTGCCCCATTCTAAGCCCTAG
- the WDR54 gene encoding WD repeat-containing protein 54, translating to MFRRERSIPLRGSAAALCNNLSVLPLPTRTLTHFGVVHGPSAQLLSAAPDGVPLAQRQLHAKEGAGVSPPLITQIHWCVLPFRVLLVLTSHRGIQMYESDGSVMVYWHALDAGDASLVQAVFARGIAASGHYVCVGTWSGRVLVFDIPTKGPNIVLSEELARHQTPITDIATEPAQGQDCVADTVTADDSGLLCVWRSGPKFKLLTQIPGFGAPCSSVQLWQGTVAAGYGNGQVRLYEASTGTLHVQISAHARAVCALDLAPEAGKLLSAAEDTFIHIWKLSRSPEGGYIEVEHCHGECVPDTQICGARFCDPSGSSFAVTGYDLAEILRFSSM from the exons ATGTTCCGCCGGGAGCGCTCCATCCCGCTTCGAGGCTCGGCGGCCGCCCTGTGCAACAACCTCAGTGTGCTGCCGCTGCCCACCCGCACCCTCACTCATTTTGGAGTAGTCCATGGACCCAGCGCCCAGCTGCTCAGCGCTGCTCCTGACGGTGTGCCCTTGGCCCAGCGCCAGCTCCACGCTAAGGAGGGCGCTGGAGTGAGCCCCCCACTTATCACCCAG ATCCACTGGTGTGTGCTCCCTTTCCGAGTATTGCTGGTACTCACCTCTCATCGAGGAATACAA ATGTACGAGTCTGATGGCTCCGTCATGGTCTACTGGCATGCACTGGACGCTGGAGATGCCTCTCTAG TGCAGGCCGTGTTTGCCCGAGGAATTGCTGCCAGCGGCCACTACGTCTGTGTGG GAACATGGTCAGGCCGGGTACTGGTGTTTGACATCCCCACCAAGGGTCCCAACATTGTACTGAGTGAAGAGCTGGCAAGGCACCAGACACCAATCACAGACATTGCCACCGAGCCTGCCCAGGGACAG GACTGCGTGGCTGACACTGTGACAGCGGATGACTCGGGGTTGCTGTGTGTCTGGAGATCAGGGCCCAAATTCAAATTACTGACCCAGATTCCAGGATTCGG GGCCCCGTGTTCTTCTGTGCAGCTGTGGCAGGGGACCGTGGCAGCAGGCTATGGGAATGGGCAGGTGCGTCTGTATGAAGCCAGCACAGGAACTTTACACGTCCAGATCAGCGCCCATGCCCGGGCCGTCTGTGCCCTGGACCTGGCTCCTGAGGCAGGCAAG CTACTCTCTGCGGCTGAAGACACCTTCATACACATCTGGAAGTTGAGCAGAAGCCCAGAGGGTGGCTACATTGAG GTGGAACACTGCCATGGCGAGTGTGTGCCTGACACCCAGATCTGTGGTGCCCGATTCTGTGACCCCTCAGGCAGCTCCTTTGCTGTGACTGGCTATGACCTTGCTGAGATCCTGAGATTCAGCAGCATGTGA